The region TCAACATAAGTGACTTCCTCTTTTTTCTGGTTCGACGCTTTATCGTACCACTGCCTGTTCACGGCCAGCCCCAGTTCAGTGACTGCCATCCCGCCGGTGGTATATCTCACCTGAGGATCGCGAGTCACGTTACCCATCAGAATGACACGGTTGAAACTGGCCATGATTGGCGACCCCGACATCCGATAGGAAACGACTGACTGGCTTTGTTGTCCTGACAAACAATCGCTGACTGACCCGTGAACTAACAGGTCTATAACAGTAAAATTATTCAAAATCAGTGGGCTTCTCACCGCGTGGCCCCATGTCATCACGCATCCCCATAGGATCCTGACGCTGTTCAGGGCTGTGAATGGCTCCGTCATGCGACAGTGCATCCACCATGGCATCAAAGACAACCTGGGGATGGTTAATGACCATCTGACGCAGGACAGTTTCATTGAGCTTGCCCAACCGAGTCAACTCATCGACCTTGCTACCATCCATCTTGAAGCAGGCAAGGTAATACAACCCCTTGCGATGCCCC is a window of Planctopirus limnophila DSM 3776 DNA encoding:
- the rpsF gene encoding 30S ribosomal protein S6; translation: MSEYTYEGMFLLDSNRYAADPEAATASVMGMLDRCGATVVAHRPWQENKLTYPIKGHRKGLYYLACFKMDGSKVDELTRLGKLNETVLRQMVINHPQVVFDAMVDALSHDGAIHSPEQRQDPMGMRDDMGPRGEKPTDFE